One Oryza glaberrima chromosome 10, OglaRS2, whole genome shotgun sequence DNA segment encodes these proteins:
- the LOC127753471 gene encoding geraniol 8-hydroxylase-like isoform X1, with product MATWILGWLLWLPVFLISLYLVDILAHSCRRLPPGPRPLPLIGSLHLLGDQPHRSLAGLAKKYGPLMSLRLGAVTTVVVSSPDVVREFLQKHDAVFADRSIPDSIGDHTKNSVIWLNPGPRWRALRRILATELFSPHQLDALQQLRQEKVAELVGHVARLAREGAAVDVGRVAFATSLNLLSRTIFSRDLTSLDDRGASWEFKQVITDIMEAAGSPNLSDFYPAIAAVDLQGWRRRCARLFTQLHRLFDAEMDHRKLHGRHGGPGENGKEKDDFLEVLLRLGARDDDIAGLDGDTLRSLFIDLFAAGSDTSSSTIEWAMVELLKNTLSMGKACDELAQVVGSRRRIEESEIGQLPYLQAVIKETLRLHPPVPLLPHRAKMAMQIMGYTIPKGTKILINVWAMGRDKNIWTEPEKFMPERFLDRTIDFRGGDLELIPFGAGRRICPGMPLAIRMVHVVLASLLIHFKWRLPVEVERNGIDMTEKFGLTLVKAIPLCAMATPT from the exons ATGGCGACTTGGATTCTTGGATGGTTGCTATGGCTTCCCGTGTTTCTCATCTCCCTCTACCTCGTCGACATCCTTGCACactcgtgccgccgcctcccgcctggACCCCGCCCACTGCCGCTCATCGGCAGCCTCCACCTGCTCGGCGACCAGCCACACCGCtcgctcgccggcctcgccaaGAAGTACGGCCCTCTCATGTCGCTCCGCCTGGGCGCGGTCACCACTGTGGTCGTCTCCTCGCCGGACGTCGTCCGCGAGTTCCTGCAGAAGCACGACGCCGTCTTCGCGGACCGGTCCATCCCGGACTCCATCGGCGACCACACCAAGAACTCCGTCATCTGGCTGAACCCCGGCCCGCGGTGGCGCGCGCTCCGCAGGATCTTGGCGACGGAGCTGTTCTCGCCGCACCAGCTCGACGCGCTCCAGCAGCTCCGGCAGGAGAAGGTGGCGGAGCTCGTCGGCCACGTCGCGCGGCTGGCGCGCGAGGGCGCCGCGGTGGACGTCGGCCGCGTGGCGTTCGCCACGAGCCTGAACCTCCTCTCGCGCACCATCTTCTCGCGCGACCTGACCAGCCTCGACGACCGTGGCGCGTCCTGGGAGTTCAAGCAGGTGATCACCGACATCATGGAGGCAGCGGGGAGCCCCAACCTGTCCGACTTCTACCCGGcgatcgccgccgtcgacctgcAGGGCTGGCGCCGGCGGTGCGCACGGCTGTTCACGCAGCTGCACCGGCTGTTCGACGCTGAGATGGACCATCGTAAGCTGCATGGCCGCCATGGTGGCCCTGGAGAGAATGGGAAGGAGAAGGACGACTTCCTGGAAGTTCTCCTGAGGCTCGGCGCGCGGGACGACGACATAGCAGGGCTTGACGGTGACACGCTCCGCTCGCTCTTCATT GACTTGTTTGCTGCTGGGAGTGACACAAGCTCTAGCACAATAGAATGGGCAATGGTGGAATTGCTTAAAAACACATTATCAATGGGTAAAGCCTGTGATGAGCTTGCCCAGGTTGTTGGATCAAGAAGAAGAATTGAAGAGTCTGAAATTGGTCAATTGCCATATTTGCAAGCTGTCATAAAAGAGACATTGAGATTACATCCACCGGTTCCACTGTTACCACATCGAGCTAAGATGGCGATGCAAATAATGGGTTATACAATACCTAAAGGTACAAAAATATTGATAAATGTGTGGGCCATgggtagagataaaaacatttGGACAGAACCTGAGAAGTTTATGCCAGAGAGATTCCTTGATAGAACAATTGACTTCAGAGGTGGAGATTTAGAGCTCATCCCATTTGGTGCAGGCCGTCGAATCTGCCCTGGAATGCCATTAGCTATTAGGATGGTGCATGTGGTTCTTGCATCACTATTAATTCATTTCAAATGGAGACTACCGGTTGAGGTGGAAAGAAATGGAATTGATATGACAGAGAAGTTTGGATTGACTCTAGTAAAAGCTATTCCGCTATGTGCTATGGCCACACCAACTTAA
- the LOC127753471 gene encoding geraniol 8-hydroxylase-like isoform X2 yields MATWILGWLLWLPVFLISLYLVDILAHSCRRLPPGPRPLPLIGSLHLLGDQPHRSLAGLAKKYGPLMSLRLGAVTTVVVSSPDVVREFLQKHDAVFADRSIPDSIGDHTKNSVIWLNPGPRWRALRRILATELFSPHQLDALQQLRQEKVAELVGHVARLAREGAAVDVGRVAFATSLNLLSRTIFSRDLTSLDDRGASWEFKQVITDIMEAAGSPNLSDFYPAIAAVDLQGWRRRCARLFTQLHRLFDAEMDHRKLHGRHGGPGENGKEKDDFLEVLLRLGARDDDIAGLDGDTLRSLFIAVEFGETLSWEVQADTVEAEEPEEPEEMVQQEVAEEPEEMVQEDVVEEPEEMVQEEMAEPEEMVHETPLVAQEG; encoded by the exons ATGGCGACTTGGATTCTTGGATGGTTGCTATGGCTTCCCGTGTTTCTCATCTCCCTCTACCTCGTCGACATCCTTGCACactcgtgccgccgcctcccgcctggACCCCGCCCACTGCCGCTCATCGGCAGCCTCCACCTGCTCGGCGACCAGCCACACCGCtcgctcgccggcctcgccaaGAAGTACGGCCCTCTCATGTCGCTCCGCCTGGGCGCGGTCACCACTGTGGTCGTCTCCTCGCCGGACGTCGTCCGCGAGTTCCTGCAGAAGCACGACGCCGTCTTCGCGGACCGGTCCATCCCGGACTCCATCGGCGACCACACCAAGAACTCCGTCATCTGGCTGAACCCCGGCCCGCGGTGGCGCGCGCTCCGCAGGATCTTGGCGACGGAGCTGTTCTCGCCGCACCAGCTCGACGCGCTCCAGCAGCTCCGGCAGGAGAAGGTGGCGGAGCTCGTCGGCCACGTCGCGCGGCTGGCGCGCGAGGGCGCCGCGGTGGACGTCGGCCGCGTGGCGTTCGCCACGAGCCTGAACCTCCTCTCGCGCACCATCTTCTCGCGCGACCTGACCAGCCTCGACGACCGTGGCGCGTCCTGGGAGTTCAAGCAGGTGATCACCGACATCATGGAGGCAGCGGGGAGCCCCAACCTGTCCGACTTCTACCCGGcgatcgccgccgtcgacctgcAGGGCTGGCGCCGGCGGTGCGCACGGCTGTTCACGCAGCTGCACCGGCTGTTCGACGCTGAGATGGACCATCGTAAGCTGCATGGCCGCCATGGTGGCCCTGGAGAGAATGGGAAGGAGAAGGACGACTTCCTGGAAGTTCTCCTGAGGCTCGGCGCGCGGGACGACGACATAGCAGGGCTTGACGGTGACACGCTCCGCTCGCTCTTCATT gcggtggagtttggcgagaccttgtcttgggaggtgcaggcggacacggtggaggcggaggagccggaggagccggaggagatggtgcagcaggaggtggcggaggagccggaggagatggtgcaggaggacgtggtggaggaaccggaggagatggtgcaggaggagatggcggagccggaggagatggtgcacgagacgccgcttgtcgcccaggaaggatga